The Lycium barbarum isolate Lr01 chromosome 10, ASM1917538v2, whole genome shotgun sequence genome includes a region encoding these proteins:
- the LOC132613182 gene encoding uncharacterized protein LOC132613182 → MTCNNAGCPRWVFVLYLIIQGKLYTRDRLLKWGMISDQTCLICEATEESIQHLFFECPTSSYIWCKILKWQGYTRQAMSWHNEMQWAVNFAANKGSKAEVYRMVLAATVYYIWQLRNNKVFQNPSRTGDQVVRLIIQDVLCRENTFPRLARMMVTLNFYP, encoded by the coding sequence ATGACATGCAACAATGCTGGCTGTCCTAGATGGGTATTTGTGCTCTATCTCATAATTCAAGGCAAGCTTTATACTAGGGATAGATTGCTAAAATGGGGCATGATCAGCGACCAAACCTGTCTAATATGCGAAGCTACGGAGGAATCAATTCAGCACCTCTTCTTTGAATGTCCTACCTCTTCTTATATCTGGTGCAAAATTCTTAAATGGCAAGGATATACTAGACAGGCAATGAGCTGGCATAATGAGATGCAATGGGCTGTGAACTTTGCTGCAAACAAGGGCTCTAAGGCAGAGGTATATAGGATGGTGTTGGCAGCCACAGTCTACTACATTTGGCAGCTCAGAAATAACAAAGTCTTTCAGAATCCATCCAGGACTGGTGATCAAGTTGTGAGGCTAATTATACAAGATGTTCTCTGTCGAGAAAATACCTTTCCTAGGTTGGCTAGAATGATGGTCACTCTCAATTTTTATCCCTAG